The proteins below are encoded in one region of Clostridium estertheticum:
- a CDS encoding beta strand repeat-containing protein translates to MTGVTGVTGATGETGTTGVTGATGVTGATGVTGETGATGDTGATGDTGATGVTGDTGATGATGATGVTGATGVTGDTGVTGVTGDTGATGVTGVTGATGATGATGDTGVTGVTGITGATGVTGETGATGVTGDIGVTGVTGATGATGDTGVTGETGATGDTGVTGVTGATGATGATGVTGDTGVTGVTGITGATGVTGETGATGVTGDTGATGATGDTGATGVTGETGVTGDTGATGETGATGVTGDTGVTGATGETGVTGVTGDTGVTGVTGATGATGATGVIGDTGATGVTGATGITGATGETGATGVTGVTGDTGVTGAAGATGETGATGDTGATGVTGATGVTGDTGATGVTGVTGDTGVTGAIGDTGVTGATGETGVTGVTGDTGVTGATGETGVTGETGVTGATGDTGATGVTGATGVTGVTGVTGDTGATGITGATGDTGATGVTGATGETGVTGVTGDTGVTGATGETGATGETGATGVTGATGITGETGVTGATGVTGDTGATGNTGVTGATGVTGDTGATGETGATGVTGDTGATGVTGDTGATGATGATGITGATGDTGATGVTGDTGATGEIGATGVTGDTGATGVTGDTGATGVTGDTGATGVTGDTGATGETGATGVTGDTGATGVTGVTGVTGVTGDTGVTGVTGDTGVTGVTGVTGVTGVTGDTGVTGVTGDTGATGVTGDTGATGETGATGVTGDTGATGATGETGVTGVTGVTGATGVTGDTGATGVTGDTGITGATGDTGATGATGVTGATGVTGATGGTIGFTQTNGTSVNLPTGTPVTILSTSITSTAGKLLKIDSMAEVEITTTVSATSQYTILYSLLKDGTSIASVTIEKDKDFASAATRISGEIPNLTWVDTVIDALSHTYSIEVTVSGTGIVSPSVAITRALNII, encoded by the coding sequence ATTACTGGTGTAACTGGTGTAACTGGGGCAACCGGAGAAACCGGTACAACGGGTGTAACAGGAGCTACCGGAGTAACAGGAGCTACTGGAGTAACGGGTGAAACAGGAGCCACTGGAGATACTGGGGCAACTGGAGATACCGGAGCTACTGGTGTAACGGGAGATACAGGAGCAACAGGAGCAACTGGAGCAACTGGAGTTACTGGGGCAACCGGAGTAACGGGAGATACCGGAGTTACTGGAGTAACGGGAGATACTGGTGCTACTGGAGTAACTGGAGTAACTGGAGCTACTGGAGCAACTGGAGCAACGGGTGATACCGGAGTTACTGGAGTAACTGGAATTACTGGAGCTACCGGTGTAACTGGTGAAACAGGAGCTACTGGAGTTACAGGTGATATCGGAGTAACTGGAGTAACAGGAGCCACTGGAGCAACGGGAGATACTGGAGTAACGGGTGAAACAGGAGCCACTGGAGATACTGGAGTAACTGGAGTTACAGGTGCAACTGGAGCTACTGGTGCAACGGGAGTAACGGGAGATACCGGAGTTACTGGAGTAACTGGAATTACTGGAGCTACCGGTGTAACTGGTGAAACAGGAGCTACTGGAGTTACAGGTGATACCGGAGCCACTGGAGCAACAGGAGATACTGGTGCAACTGGGGTTACTGGTGAGACTGGGGTTACAGGAGATACTGGAGCAACCGGAGAAACCGGTGCAACTGGAGTAACAGGAGATACTGGTGTAACTGGAGCAACGGGTGAGACTGGGGTTACAGGTGTAACAGGAGATACCGGAGTTACTGGTGTAACTGGAGCTACTGGGGCAACCGGGGCAACCGGAGTAATTGGAGACACTGGAGCTACTGGTGTAACAGGAGCAACTGGAATTACTGGAGCCACTGGTGAAACTGGGGCAACTGGAGTAACTGGAGTAACAGGTGATACTGGAGTTACTGGGGCCGCTGGAGCAACGGGTGAGACTGGAGCTACAGGAGATACTGGTGCAACTGGGGTTACTGGAGCAACGGGTGTAACAGGAGATACCGGGGCAACTGGGGTTACTGGTGTAACGGGAGATACCGGAGTTACAGGAGCAATAGGTGATACTGGAGTAACTGGAGCAACGGGTGAGACTGGGGTTACAGGTGTAACAGGAGATACCGGAGTTACAGGAGCAACAGGTGAGACTGGAGTTACTGGTGAGACTGGAGTTACTGGTGCAACCGGAGATACCGGAGCCACTGGAGTAACAGGTGCAACTGGAGTAACTGGAGTAACTGGGGTTACTGGAGATACCGGAGCAACTGGAATTACTGGTGCAACCGGAGATACTGGTGCAACTGGGGTTACTGGAGCAACGGGTGAGACTGGGGTTACAGGTGTAACAGGAGATACCGGAGTTACAGGAGCAACAGGTGAGACTGGAGCTACTGGAGAAACCGGAGCAACTGGGGTTACAGGAGCAACTGGAATTACTGGTGAGACCGGAGTAACAGGAGCTACTGGAGTAACTGGTGATACTGGAGCAACGGGTAATACTGGAGTTACCGGAGCAACTGGGGTAACTGGAGACACAGGAGCAACCGGAGAAACCGGAGCAACGGGTGTAACAGGAGATACCGGAGCCACTGGAGTAACCGGAGACACTGGAGCTACTGGAGCTACTGGAGCTACTGGAATTACTGGTGCAACCGGAGATACTGGAGCTACTGGTGTAACGGGAGATACAGGAGCAACCGGAGAAATCGGAGCTACTGGGGTTACAGGTGATACTGGAGCCACTGGGGTTACTGGAGATACCGGAGCAACTGGAGTAACTGGTGATACAGGAGCTACTGGTGTAACGGGAGATACAGGAGCAACCGGAGAAACCGGAGCAACGGGTGTAACAGGAGATACCGGAGCAACTGGAGTAACCGGAGTAACCGGAGTTACAGGAGTAACTGGAGATACCGGAGTAACTGGAGTAACTGGAGATACCGGAGTAACTGGAGTAACTGGAGTAACTGGAGTAACTGGAGTAACTGGAGATACCGGAGTAACTGGAGTAACTGGAGATACCGGAGCTACTGGTGTAACGGGAGATACAGGAGCAACCGGAGAAACCGGAGCAACGGGTGTAACAGGAGATACCGGAGCCACTGGAGCAACCGGAGAAACCGGAGTTACAGGAGTAACTGGAGTAACTGGAGCAACGGGTGTTACTGGAGATACCGGAGCAACTGGGGTTACAGGTGATACTGGAATTACTGGTGCAACCGGAGATACTGGAGCCACTGGAGCTACCGGTGTTACAGGAGCAACAGGAGTAACCGGAGCAACCGGAGGAACAATTGGATTTACACAGACAAATGGTACCTCCGTAAATCTTCCAACAGGAACTCCTGTTACTATTCTTTCTACGTCAATAACCAGTACTGCTGGTAAATTATTAAAAATAGATTCTATGGCAGAAGTTGAGATAACTACTACAGTTAGTGCTACTTCTCAGTATACAATTTTATATAGTCTGTTAAAGGATGGAACGTCTATTGCTTCTGTGACAATTGAAAAAGATAAAGATTTTGCTAGTGCTGCAACACGTATTTCGGGAGAGATTCCAAATTTGACATGGGTTGATACAGTGATAGATGCTTTATCTCACACTTATAGTATTGAGGTCACAGTTTCTGGAACTGGTATTGTATCCCCATCTGTGGCAATTACTAGGGCACTAAATATAATCTAA